One window from the genome of Acinetobacter lanii encodes:
- a CDS encoding lysine exporter LysO family protein translates to MQSLWLIFQLLFCLFLGFILARRLPQWLEKIAFHILPYFCYVLLIAIAVEFSQTLHEISSPSIILSSAITLSLLCSVGAFACCYLLFKAMGYQATSGRVSADLLLKSLINISYAFIALGAGYGLAELSNRFDFNLHLSTWHLLLVFMFLIGLDLAYSPLDRSWLNWKILLVPVGCIIGSIVGALIANLFLTNIALKDLIMLSQGYGFYSMSGIVVTELKNPELGSIALINDLFREIFAIVLMYMIGWRYPRSAIASAGATAMDVTLPMVKQSCGNAFIPHAMVSGFILSVLAPILVSVLAAL, encoded by the coding sequence ATGCAATCGCTCTGGCTGATTTTCCAACTGTTATTTTGTCTTTTTCTGGGCTTTATTTTGGCACGTCGACTGCCACAGTGGCTTGAAAAAATTGCCTTTCACATTCTGCCTTATTTTTGCTATGTGTTACTCATCGCCATTGCGGTTGAGTTTTCACAGACTTTGCATGAAATCAGCAGCCCAAGCATTATTCTCAGCAGTGCAATCACTCTCTCCTTATTGTGTTCGGTTGGTGCTTTTGCTTGTTGTTATCTGTTGTTCAAAGCCATGGGTTATCAAGCGACCTCCGGACGAGTTTCTGCAGATCTACTTTTGAAATCCTTGATCAATATCAGTTATGCCTTTATCGCATTGGGTGCAGGCTATGGGCTTGCAGAACTAAGTAATAGGTTCGATTTTAATCTTCATCTCAGCACTTGGCACTTGCTTCTGGTCTTTATGTTCCTGATTGGGCTTGATTTAGCCTATTCACCACTGGATCGGAGCTGGTTAAATTGGAAAATATTGTTGGTGCCTGTAGGCTGTATCATCGGATCCATTGTTGGGGCATTGATTGCAAATTTGTTTTTAACCAATATTGCACTCAAAGATTTAATCATGCTGTCCCAAGGTTATGGCTTTTATTCCATGTCAGGCATTGTAGTGACTGAGTTGAAAAATCCTGAGCTGGGCAGTATCGCTTTGATAAACGATTTATTTCGTGAAATCTTTGCCATTGTGCTGATGTATATGATTGGCTGGCGTTATCCGCGATCTGCCATTGCATCAGCAGGCGCAACAGCGATGGATGTGACTTTACCGATGGTGAAGCAATCTTGTGGCAATGCATTTATTCCCCATGCCATGGTCAGTGGTTTTATTTTGTCAGTGCTTGCACCTATTCTAGTCAGTGTTTTGGCTGCGTTATAG
- a CDS encoding glutathione peroxidase, giving the protein MTNIYQFEAELLNGENKQFSDYQGKVLLVVNTASKCGFTPQFAGLEKLYEKYHDQGLEVLGFPCNQFGGQDPGSHEEIGAFCQKNYGVSFPMFAKVNVKGPEAHVIFRYLTNNSKGVLGSGIKWNFTKFLIGKDGKVVNRYAPTTKPEALEEDIEKALAK; this is encoded by the coding sequence ATGACCAACATCTATCAGTTTGAAGCTGAGTTGTTAAATGGGGAAAATAAACAATTTTCCGATTATCAAGGCAAAGTACTTTTGGTGGTCAATACTGCAAGTAAATGTGGCTTTACCCCACAGTTTGCCGGCTTAGAAAAATTATACGAAAAGTACCATGACCAAGGACTTGAAGTGCTTGGTTTTCCCTGTAACCAATTCGGTGGGCAGGATCCGGGCAGTCATGAGGAAATTGGTGCCTTTTGCCAAAAGAATTACGGCGTTTCCTTTCCGATGTTTGCTAAAGTCAACGTCAAAGGACCCGAAGCGCATGTGATCTTTCGCTATCTAACCAATAACAGTAAAGGTGTTTTGGGGAGTGGTATTAAATGGAACTTCACCAAATTCTTAATCGGTAAGGATGGTAAGGTGGTCAATCGTTATGCACCGACCACCAAGCCTGAAGCATTAGAAGAAGATATAGAGAAGGCATTAGCCAAATAA
- a CDS encoding NYN domain-containing protein, which produces MDVQPKKLAVLIDADNSSVSSIALILEEVAKYGIASVKRVYGDWSNETLKNWRDILLPNAITPVQQFAYTVGKDATDMGMIIDAMDLLYSGALDGFCIISSDSDFTPLASRIRESGLVVYGFGRKKTPEAFRKACDKFIYVENLTEEEKSLIDIKLLDVTTEEKIEDKEPSKKTQNESASKKTPEKEQPPTVDRATLNLIYKAVKDNSDESGWANLSTVGQYISMVKPDFDARNYGRAKLSGLIKMLELFDTKIEGSQMYLKKQKKMS; this is translated from the coding sequence TTGGACGTACAACCGAAAAAATTAGCTGTATTGATTGATGCCGACAACTCATCTGTCAGCTCTATTGCATTAATTCTAGAAGAAGTGGCGAAATATGGCATTGCAAGTGTCAAACGCGTCTATGGTGATTGGAGTAATGAAACTCTAAAAAATTGGCGCGATATTTTACTTCCCAATGCCATTACCCCTGTTCAGCAATTTGCGTATACCGTTGGCAAAGATGCAACCGATATGGGCATGATTATTGATGCAATGGATTTACTCTACAGTGGTGCCTTGGATGGTTTTTGTATTATTTCAAGTGACAGTGATTTTACCCCACTTGCATCACGTATCCGTGAAAGCGGTTTAGTTGTTTATGGTTTTGGTCGTAAAAAAACACCTGAAGCCTTTCGTAAAGCCTGCGATAAATTTATTTATGTTGAAAATTTAACTGAAGAAGAAAAATCATTAATCGACATTAAACTGCTCGATGTGACAACTGAAGAAAAAATTGAGGATAAAGAACCATCTAAAAAAACTCAAAACGAATCCGCTTCGAAAAAAACTCCTGAAAAAGAACAACCACCTACTGTTGATCGCGCTACGCTTAATCTGATTTATAAAGCAGTGAAAGACAACTCTGACGAAAGTGGCTGGGCGAATCTATCTACCGTTGGTCAATATATCAGTATGGTTAAACCTGATTTTGATGCACGAAATTATGGACGTGCAAAACTTTCAGGCTTAATTAAAATGCTCGAACTGTTTGATACTAAAATCGAAGGCAGCCAAATGTATTTAAAGAAACAAAAGAAAATGAGTTAA